The following nucleotide sequence is from Acinetobacter equi.
ATTATTATTTTTTTCCGTAAAAATAGTGAATTTTATAAGAATTATAACAAATATAGTCTAATTTTACTGCCTCTACGAATATCTAGTATAAAAAATGTTTCTTATACATCAAAGAATAAAGTACATATATGTAACTTTATCTCATCATACATTCATCTGTTTTGCGATATCAACTCGTCATAGTTCCTTACAATTTTATTAATTAACTTATGAATTAATGTTATCAAATTAAAATTCAAAATAGATAAATGTAACGAGAATACCAGAAAAACATTATTTTCACTTTATGATTCATTTCATTATTAGAAATTAAAATATAGGTTTCAGTAAGATAAATAAAAAATTTACTATGTCGTATTTTGATACGATCAGCACTCTTTTTATTCAATAAATATTCAATCAATTTGCGACTTTTGTTGCATATAAGTTGGCAATCTATATTTTAAGGGTATAGTCACAATTCAAGGACATGTGGAGAACAATAAAATGGTTCAACAAATTGCTGCCCCTTTACGCGAAGACGTACGGTTGCTTGGAAATTTACTTGGTGAAACACTCAAGGAACAAGTTAGTCAAGATTTGTTTAATCAAGTAGAACAAATCCGTGCTCTATCTAAAGGTGCACGAGATGGACAATTAGAAGCAGAAAAGCAATTAGAAACCTTACTTTCAAGCTTAAAAGATGAAGAAATTTTACCATTAACACGTGCTTTCACTCACTTTTTAAATTTTGCAAATATTGCAGAGCAGTATCATGTCGTTCGCAGTCGAAGACAAAGTGAATTTGATGAAAATTCTCCTTCTCCAAATCCATTAGATCACTTATTTCAAAAATTTAAAGACAATAAAATTTCAGCGCATACTTTATATCAACAAATCTGCGAATTAAAAATTGAATTGGTTTTAACAGCACATCCAACAGAAGTCAGTCGTAGAACATTAATCCAAAAATATGATGGAATTAATGACTGTTTATTTAAAATGGATCAGCAAAAGCTCACACCTCGTGAACGCCAAACTGTTTTAAATGATCTTAAGCAACTCATTTGCTCTGCATGGCAAACTGATGAAATTCGCCAACATCGCCCTACTCCAATTGATGAAGCAAAATGGGGTTTTACAACCATTGAGCAAACGCTTTGGAATGCTGTTCCAAAATTTATGCGTGAATTAGATGAGTTTGTTGAACTTCATTGTGAACAAAACTTACCACTTACAATTTCTCCAATTCGTTTTGCCTCTTGGATGGGTGGAGATCGTGATGGTAATCCAAACGTGACACATCATGTTACTCAAGAAGTGCTCTGGTTATCTCGTTGGAAAGCAGCTGATTTATATTTACGTGATATTGAAGATTTACGTTGGGAATTATCTATTCAGCAATGTTCTGATGAGCTATTAGAAGCACTTGGCTCACCACATCAAGAACCCTATCGTGAATATTTAAGAGATACCCGAGAACGTTTAAAAGCAACGCGTGAATGGTTGACAATTAAATTATCGGGTAAAGATGCTGATGATCAATTCGTCATTAAAAGTAAAAATGAATTATTAGAACCTTTACTACTCTGTCATCGTTCTTTAATCGCTTGTAATTTACCTGAAATTGCCAATGGCAAATTACTCGATTTTATTCATAGAGTGAATTGCTTTGGTATTGAATTATTAAAACTAGATATTCGCCAAGAATCAGGTCGTCATCGTCAGGCAATTTCAGCCATTACTGAATATCTAGGTTTAGGTAATTTTGAAACATGGACTGAGCAAGCACGTCAAAATTTCCTTTTACAAGAATTACAAAGTAAACGCCCTTTATTACCGAAATTCATAAAAGAGCCTAAAGGTAGCCTTATTGAAGATCCAAGTGTTCAAGAAGTGTTTGCAACAATGCGGACTTTAGCAACTCAACCAACTGAATGTTTGGGTGCTTATATTATTTCAATGGCAGAATACCCAAGTGATGTACTCGCTGTCTTACTTTTACAAAAAGAAGCAGGTATTCAACATCCACTGCGTGTCGTTCCTTTATTTGAAACTTTAAAAGATTTAGATAGTGCTGCTGACACCATGGATACCTTGTTTAATATGCACTGGTATAAACAGCATATTCAAGCAAAACATGAAGTCATGATTGGTTATTCCGACTCTGCAAAAGATGCGGGCTTTATGTCTGCAAATTGGGCTCAATATCGTGCACAAGAAGAGTTAACAGAAGTTTCTCAAAAACACGGCGTACAATTAACATTATTCCATGGTCGCGGTGGTTCAATCAGTCGCGGTGGTGCACCAACTCAACAAGCCCTATTTTCACAACCACCTGGTTCAATTTCAGGTGCTATTCGTGTGACAGAACAGGGCGAAATGATTCGTTTTAAATTTGGTTTAGAGGGTATTGCTTTACAAACCTTAGAAATTTATACCGCTGCAACCTTAGAGGCAACACTACTTCCACCACCAACGCCAAAACAAGAATGGCGTGACTTAATGCATACTATGACTGAACTTTCAGTGAATGTGTATCGTCAAACAGTTCGTGAAAATCCACATTTTGTAAAATACTTAAGAACCGTGACACCTGAGCTTGAATTACAAATGCTACCTTTGGGTTCACGGCCGGCCAAACGTAAAGTCAGTGGAGGCATTGAATCATTACGTGCAATTCCTTGGGTCTTCGCTTGGACTCAAATACGGTTAATGCTTCCTGCTTGGCTTGGAACAGGTACTGCTTTACATGAAGTGATTGCTCAAGATCAAAAAGCTCTTTTAGAAGAAATGCTAAAAGAATGGCCTTACTTCCAAACATTAATTGATATGTTAGAAATGGTTCTATCTAAATCTGACACACATATTGCTCTTTATTACGAATCTCATCTTACACAAGATGAAGATTTAAAAAATTTAGGGGCTGAATTACGTCAACGTCTAAAAAATGCAGTTGAAACACTTTTAGTATTGAAAGGTGAATCTAAACTTTTAAGTACCAATGATGTTTTAGATCAATCTATGAAAGTTCGTAAGCCTTATATTCTTCCCTTACATTTACTACAAGCTGAACTTATGAAACGTCGCCGTGCATATTTAGCAGCACAGCATACAGAACATACACCAATTGATCATGCACTGATGGTCAGTATTACAGGTATTGCTGCTGGTTTACGCAATACAGGTTAAAAAATTATGTGAAAAAGCACACTTTTTATAAGTGTGCTTTTTTATTAACCAAACAAATAAATAACTCTATAAATTACAAATAAGCTAAATAAGAAATTTTTATGAAGTTTTGCTTTTCTAAAAACCAAGTATAATCTACTGATTTACAGTCACTTTTCAAATTCAAAAACTTTTACCATCTGGTAAAAATCTAAATAAGTCATATAATTAGTTTTAACAATTTTTTGTATCAAAGATTAAAACTTCGAATAAACAAGAGTATGATGTGCACAATTTATCTATTGAGTGCTCATTTTATGTCCAATTGGTTTCCCAAATGGCGCCCTTATTCGGGCAGTATCGATGCGCGTCCGGTAGGTACAAATGAATACCTCCCTCCTATACACAGTGCCATTTTAGGCGTTCAACATGTTTTTGCCATGTTTGGCGCAACTGTTCTTGCACCATTTCTAATGGGCTTTGATCCTAACCTTGCCATTATGATGTCAGGGATTTGTACTATTCTGTTTTTTATTATTACAGGTGGTCGAGTTCCAAGTTATTTAGGTTCAAGTTTCGCTTTTATTGGCGTCGTGATTGCAGCAACTGGTTATGCAGCATCAGGAACAGGAGCTCCCAATACAAACTTAGCTGCCGCAGCTGGTGGAATCATGGCATGTGGTATTTTATATGCCATTTTTGGTTTCTTAGTTGTAGCAACTGGAACTCGTTGGATTGAAAAACTTATGCCACCTGTTGTAACAGGTGCTGTAGTAATGATCATTGGTTTAAATTTAGCACCCGTGACTGTAAAAAATGTACTGGGTAATGACTTTAATATGTGGATGTCATTAGTCACTGTACTATGTATGGGTACTATTGCTGTTTTTACCAAAGGACTTCTTCAACGTCTTCTACTTCTTGTTGGCCTCTTAATGGCTTACTTAGTGTATTACATTGTTGCAAATGCAATGGGCTATGGTACTCCAATTAATTTTGCACCAATCCAACAAGCAGCATGGTTTGGCTTACCAACGTTCCACTCTCCTACTTTTGAATTTAATGCTGTCTTAATTATTGCACCGATTGCTTTAATTCTTGTGGCTGAAAACTTAGGTCATATTAAAGCTGTGAGTGCCATGACGGGAGAAAACCTAGATCCTCAAATTGGTAAAGCATTTATTGCCGATGGTGTCGCAACAACACTTTCAGGTGGTGTAGGTGCTCCGGGTATGACAACATATGGTGAAAACATTGGTGTTATGGCTGTAACACGTGTTTATTCTACTGTTGTGTTTGCAATTGCAGGTGTCTTTGCTATTTTCTTAGGTCTTTCTCCCAAGTTTGGTGCAGTGATCCATACTATTCCAACGGCTATTTTAACGGGTGCTTCAATTGTTGTATTTGGTCTAATTACCATTGCTGGTGCTAAAATTTGGATTGAAAATAAAGTCGATTTTTCTAAAAATAAAAATTTAATGGTTGCTGCTGTGACAATTATTTTAGGAACTGGAGACTTTGCACTTCAATTTGGTAGCTTTAACTTAGGTGGTATTGGTACCGCTACATTTGCTGCTCTTTTCCTTAACTGGTTCTTTGGTTTAGCAGACAAATCTCAATAATTTTATCTTCAAAATAATATATAAATTTCATAGCAGTCTTCGGACTGCTTTTTTTATGCTGTAATTTTCCTTAAGATGACAAACTTAGTTTTTATAATAATGATACCCATCTTATGCGCTTAGACTTTTTTGATTTAGAGTTGGTCTTACATATTGTAGAAACCGGCAGCTTTACTAAAGGTGCTGAACGATCGTCTATTTCATTACAAGCATGTAGCGAAAGAGTTAAAAAACTAGAACAACGCTATGCGGTTAATTTATTTATTCGCCACGCTTCAGGTGTAAAGCTCACTTTAGCAGGACAAACTTTTATAGAACATGCTCAACAGATTGTGCAACAAGCAAAACAACTGCAACAAGCTATGGCACCTTTTGCTCAAGGCATGAGTTCTAATGTCACACTATGGTGTAACTCTTCAGCACAAAGTGAATATTTACCTATGCTTTTACCACAATATTTGGTTGAAAACCCAAATACTCAAATTCAATTAAAAGAAGCTGAATCAAGCAATATTGTGCAGCAAATTGAAAATGGTACAGCGAAATTAGGTTTAATCTCGAGTTTTTTTAAATCTCACCATCTACAAACTTTAGAATTTTCTGAAGATCCTTTAGTTTTAATTTGTCCACCTCAGCATGAATTAGCTATACATCAACAGCTTAATTTAGATCATATTCTAAGTTACCCATTTGTTGGTTTAATGCAATATCACTCACTACAACAGTCTATAGAAACTCAAGCTCAAATTTTAGGATGTCAAATTCAATATCGCCTACGCTTACCCAATTTTGCAGCTATTGCTCAAGTCGTTGCTAATGGTGTCGGAATTGCCATTATGCCTAAACGAGCTGCTCAACGACATAATACTCAATTTGCCTTTAAACAAATTCAACTTGAAGGAGCATGGGCAAACCGTAAACTATTACTCACGGCTAAAAACTTTGATGACTTAGCAATGCCTTATCAGCATTTCACACAATTTCTAATTTCTCAAAGTACAAAAATTAAATAATCAATTAATGCACCACCATATAAGTACCTAATGCAATTAAGCCTGCAAAAAATACCTTACGAAATTTCTGTTCAGAAATTCTATAACGTAATTTCGTTCCTAACCACATTCCCATTAATGCAGGAATTAATGCCATTGCAGACATTGCATAATCGATTGGCATATTATCGACAGGATTCTGATGTAAAAAAACAGCTAAGCAGATCGTTGATGTTGTAAATGCCAAACCTAAAGATTGCACTAAATCATCACGCTTTAAATGTAGACTTTGCAAATAAGGAACTACAGGAATTACAACTACACCTGTTGCAACGGTCAATGCTCCTCCTAAATAACCCACAATTGGAGATAACCATTTTTCATGCCTAGATAAATTCGGCATACTTTTCGCACAAAGCCCATATAAACCGTATAGTCCAAGCATTCCGCCTAATAGTGCTTCACTTTTAAACTCACTATGACCTAGAGTTGGGAAAATACTCCACGTCGAACCAATGGCAATACAAATTAACATTGGCCAAAAACGGCGTACCAATCTTAAGACATGGCCTTCAGCAAATAGCTGCCAAAAATTAGTCACCATTGAAGGAATAATTAATAAAGTCGCAGCTTGGAATGGACTAATCACCATCGTTAATAGCCCCATTGCAACGGCTGGCAAGCCTAAACCAATCGTGCCCTTAATCATTCCCGCAATGGCAAAAACTACAATAACAAACAACAGCATCGTTGCTGAAACCTATTTTTTTAAATTAGGCACATGCTAAAGTGTTTATACTTAAATCAAAATGCATATTTTTCGAAGTAAGCCTCAATGAAAAGTTGAGGCTCTTATAAAAGGATATCTCTTCATGACAACATCAATTTTAAATCGACTTCATTCAAAAAAATTGGTTTGTTTTGATCTAGATGGTACGTTAATTGATTCTGTTGGTGTATGGAATCAAGTCGATGCTGCGCTTATTCTTCAGTTAAGTGGACATCAAATTGATTTAAATTTAATTCAACAAGATCGTGATCAACAACTAAGTTTTTTTAAAAATCATGCCGATCCATACCTAGAATATTGTGATTTTTTAAAAGAGAAATATCATTTTGTATTAGAAAAAAATCAAGTAAAAGAACAACGCTATGCTATTTCACATCACTTTTTAGATCATGTTATTTGCTTAAAACCTGAGGCAGATTTATTTCTGCATTATTTACATCAACACCATATTCAAACTGCATTAACCACAACTACAAGCTTAAGCAATATTCAACGCTATCAAAAAAATAATCAAAATATTTATTCTAAATTAAATTTTTCAAAAGATTTTTCTCTAATATTAACGCGTGATAAAGTCAAAAAAATTAAACCCGATCCTGAAATTTATTTAAATGCTCTTTCATATTTTCAATTGCAACCAAAAGACTGCTTAATTATTGAAGACTCTCTTATTGGTGTTCAAGCAGCCCATGCTGCAGGCATTGATGTGATCGCCATTTATGATCAATATTCTGATCATGAATGGTCTGATATTCAAAATCTAGCAACGGAAAACTACCATAGTTATGCTGAAATGCTAGATATCATCCAAACAAATACAGATAAATAATTTCAACTTCATCTGTATTTATTCTATTTTCCAAAAACTTAAGGGCGTATTTCTTTTAGTTCTCTACGTAAAAAATGCTGAATCATTTCCGTATAAAAACTTTCAATCATGTCTGGATCTACGCCCTTTTCTTCTGCCTGTTGGCGCACACGCGCAAGTACCTCTTCAATTCGTGGTGTTGCCGCATCTTGTTTAATACGTCTAAAACGAATGACTTGATCTACATAAAATTGACGTGTTGCAATTAAATCAATAAGTGATGCATCTAGTTCATCAATTTTGGCACGCGCTTGCTCTAAGGATTCTACTTTTTCTTTTTTCATTTGCTTTCTATTCGCCTTCTATTGAGCTTTCACTTTTGTACCTTTCTTCTAACACATTACTAAAAATACTTTCAATCATCCAGACACGATATAGACTATTAAAAACAAAATTTTGCCCATCAACTCTTAACTCTAATACTGGAAAATTAGGTTGAGATTTCATTTCA
It contains:
- a CDS encoding chorismate mutase translates to MKKEKVESLEQARAKIDELDASLIDLIATRQFYVDQVIRFRRIKQDAATPRIEEVLARVRQQAEEKGVDPDMIESFYTEMIQHFLRRELKEIRP
- a CDS encoding HAD family hydrolase, encoding MTTSILNRLHSKKLVCFDLDGTLIDSVGVWNQVDAALILQLSGHQIDLNLIQQDRDQQLSFFKNHADPYLEYCDFLKEKYHFVLEKNQVKEQRYAISHHFLDHVICLKPEADLFLHYLHQHHIQTALTTTTSLSNIQRYQKNNQNIYSKLNFSKDFSLILTRDKVKKIKPDPEIYLNALSYFQLQPKDCLIIEDSLIGVQAAHAAGIDVIAIYDQYSDHEWSDIQNLATENYHSYAEMLDIIQTNTDK
- a CDS encoding LysR family transcriptional regulator → MRLDFFDLELVLHIVETGSFTKGAERSSISLQACSERVKKLEQRYAVNLFIRHASGVKLTLAGQTFIEHAQQIVQQAKQLQQAMAPFAQGMSSNVTLWCNSSAQSEYLPMLLPQYLVENPNTQIQLKEAESSNIVQQIENGTAKLGLISSFFKSHHLQTLEFSEDPLVLICPPQHELAIHQQLNLDHILSYPFVGLMQYHSLQQSIETQAQILGCQIQYRLRLPNFAAIAQVVANGVGIAIMPKRAAQRHNTQFAFKQIQLEGAWANRKLLLTAKNFDDLAMPYQHFTQFLISQSTKIK
- the ppc gene encoding phosphoenolpyruvate carboxylase; translated protein: MVQQIAAPLREDVRLLGNLLGETLKEQVSQDLFNQVEQIRALSKGARDGQLEAEKQLETLLSSLKDEEILPLTRAFTHFLNFANIAEQYHVVRSRRQSEFDENSPSPNPLDHLFQKFKDNKISAHTLYQQICELKIELVLTAHPTEVSRRTLIQKYDGINDCLFKMDQQKLTPRERQTVLNDLKQLICSAWQTDEIRQHRPTPIDEAKWGFTTIEQTLWNAVPKFMRELDEFVELHCEQNLPLTISPIRFASWMGGDRDGNPNVTHHVTQEVLWLSRWKAADLYLRDIEDLRWELSIQQCSDELLEALGSPHQEPYREYLRDTRERLKATREWLTIKLSGKDADDQFVIKSKNELLEPLLLCHRSLIACNLPEIANGKLLDFIHRVNCFGIELLKLDIRQESGRHRQAISAITEYLGLGNFETWTEQARQNFLLQELQSKRPLLPKFIKEPKGSLIEDPSVQEVFATMRTLATQPTECLGAYIISMAEYPSDVLAVLLLQKEAGIQHPLRVVPLFETLKDLDSAADTMDTLFNMHWYKQHIQAKHEVMIGYSDSAKDAGFMSANWAQYRAQEELTEVSQKHGVQLTLFHGRGGSISRGGAPTQQALFSQPPGSISGAIRVTEQGEMIRFKFGLEGIALQTLEIYTAATLEATLLPPPTPKQEWRDLMHTMTELSVNVYRQTVRENPHFVKYLRTVTPELELQMLPLGSRPAKRKVSGGIESLRAIPWVFAWTQIRLMLPAWLGTGTALHEVIAQDQKALLEEMLKEWPYFQTLIDMLEMVLSKSDTHIALYYESHLTQDEDLKNLGAELRQRLKNAVETLLVLKGESKLLSTNDVLDQSMKVRKPYILPLHLLQAELMKRRRAYLAAQHTEHTPIDHALMVSITGIAAGLRNTG
- a CDS encoding solute carrier family 23 protein; this translates as MSNWFPKWRPYSGSIDARPVGTNEYLPPIHSAILGVQHVFAMFGATVLAPFLMGFDPNLAIMMSGICTILFFIITGGRVPSYLGSSFAFIGVVIAATGYAASGTGAPNTNLAAAAGGIMACGILYAIFGFLVVATGTRWIEKLMPPVVTGAVVMIIGLNLAPVTVKNVLGNDFNMWMSLVTVLCMGTIAVFTKGLLQRLLLLVGLLMAYLVYYIVANAMGYGTPINFAPIQQAAWFGLPTFHSPTFEFNAVLIIAPIALILVAENLGHIKAVSAMTGENLDPQIGKAFIADGVATTLSGGVGAPGMTTYGENIGVMAVTRVYSTVVFAIAGVFAIFLGLSPKFGAVIHTIPTAILTGASIVVFGLITIAGAKIWIENKVDFSKNKNLMVAAVTIILGTGDFALQFGSFNLGGIGTATFAALFLNWFFGLADKSQ
- a CDS encoding sulfite exporter TauE/SafE family protein, which produces MLLFVIVVFAIAGMIKGTIGLGLPAVAMGLLTMVISPFQAATLLIIPSMVTNFWQLFAEGHVLRLVRRFWPMLICIAIGSTWSIFPTLGHSEFKSEALLGGMLGLYGLYGLCAKSMPNLSRHEKWLSPIVGYLGGALTVATGVVVIPVVPYLQSLHLKRDDLVQSLGLAFTTSTICLAVFLHQNPVDNMPIDYAMSAMALIPALMGMWLGTKLRYRISEQKFRKVFFAGLIALGTYMVVH